One window of Nostoc sp. C052 genomic DNA carries:
- the petN gene encoding cytochrome b6-f complex subunit PetN, with protein sequence MEILTLGWVSLLVVFTWSIAMVVWGRNGL encoded by the coding sequence ATGGAGATTTTGACACTAGGTTGGGTATCGCTGTTAGTTGTGTTCACTTGGTCAATTGCAATGGTAGTGTGGGGACGTAACGGACTGTAG
- a CDS encoding ATP-binding protein, with protein sequence MPTFFKNYFQTNDFIPHGHCYLWQTGLVWLHIISDAAIALAYYSIPFLLIYFISKRKDVPFNGVFLLFGAFIIACGTGHLMEIWTLWHPDYWIAGALKALTAIISIYTAFALIDLMPQALTLPSPSQLEAINRALSTEIVERKRIEKELRLAEEIAQNSSQAKSEFLANMSHELRTPLNGILGYTQILQRTESLSEKGRKGVGVIYQCGSHLLTLINDVLDLSKIEARKLELHPVDFFLPSFLDSVTEICRIRAEQKVIAFDVQLDPNLPTGIHGDEKRLRQVLINLLSNAIKFTNQGNVTFKVQVIEQELKTNEKTNYKIRFEVIDTGTGIIPEQAEKIFQPFEQVGNQKRQSEGTGLGLAISQKIVLLMGGQIQVQSELGKGSTFWFEAKFSESKDWAKVSRIVEQGTIIGYQGQRRTILIADDKWENRSVIVNLLEPVGFIVVEATHGQEGWEQAIAHKPDLIITDLVMPILDGFEFISRLRKSEKFKDITVIASSASVFAADQYKSIDLGADAFLPKPVEAEALLEMLRQFLQLEWIFDGKVDAMKKIQQGDFDQKNEIISPADEILQQLLDLIQDGDIQKVLELAEQLSASDEKLNIFAQHLSQLASNFQLKRLETFVGQYIN encoded by the coding sequence ATGCCGACATTTTTCAAAAATTATTTCCAAACTAACGATTTTATTCCCCACGGACATTGTTATCTCTGGCAAACTGGATTAGTTTGGCTGCACATTATTTCTGATGCCGCGATCGCGCTTGCCTATTATTCTATTCCTTTCCTATTAATTTACTTTATTTCCAAACGCAAAGACGTTCCTTTTAATGGAGTATTTCTATTATTTGGTGCTTTTATTATTGCCTGCGGTACTGGACACTTGATGGAAATTTGGACGCTTTGGCATCCAGATTATTGGATTGCAGGTGCTTTAAAAGCTCTAACTGCCATTATTTCAATATATACGGCATTTGCATTAATTGATCTCATGCCTCAAGCCCTGACGCTACCTAGCCCTTCCCAATTAGAAGCGATCAATCGAGCGCTTTCAACTGAAATTGTCGAACGCAAGCGCATCGAGAAAGAACTACGGCTTGCAGAAGAAATCGCTCAAAACTCCAGCCAAGCTAAGAGTGAATTTCTTGCAAATATGAGTCATGAACTACGCACACCCCTCAACGGCATCCTTGGCTATACCCAAATTCTCCAACGCACAGAATCTTTAAGTGAAAAAGGACGTAAAGGAGTCGGCGTTATTTATCAATGTGGTTCTCATCTTTTAACCCTAATTAATGATGTCCTGGATCTCTCCAAAATAGAAGCTCGAAAACTGGAACTGCACCCTGTTGATTTCTTCTTACCTTCCTTTCTAGATAGTGTGACTGAAATTTGCCGCATCCGAGCAGAACAAAAGGTTATTGCCTTTGATGTCCAACTCGATCCTAATTTGCCAACAGGTATTCATGGTGATGAAAAACGCTTACGACAAGTATTAATTAACTTACTTAGCAATGCTATTAAATTTACTAATCAAGGCAATGTAACTTTCAAGGTTCAAGTCATTGAGCAAGAATTAAAGACTAATGAAAAAACTAACTACAAAATTCGCTTTGAGGTGATAGATACTGGCACAGGTATAATCCCCGAACAAGCTGAGAAAATCTTCCAGCCCTTTGAGCAAGTCGGAAATCAGAAACGACAATCGGAAGGTACAGGTTTGGGATTAGCAATCAGCCAAAAAATTGTTTTGTTAATGGGTGGTCAAATTCAGGTGCAAAGCGAACTTGGTAAGGGCAGCACTTTCTGGTTTGAAGCAAAATTCTCAGAATCTAAAGACTGGGCAAAGGTTTCGAGAATAGTTGAGCAAGGAACTATTATTGGTTATCAGGGACAACGCCGCACCATTTTGATTGCAGATGACAAATGGGAAAACCGATCGGTAATTGTCAATTTACTAGAGCCGGTTGGCTTTATTGTTGTAGAAGCTACTCATGGTCAGGAAGGTTGGGAACAGGCCATAGCACACAAACCAGACTTGATTATTACTGATCTAGTGATGCCTATATTGGATGGATTTGAATTTATCAGTCGTTTGCGTAAATCTGAAAAATTTAAAGATATTACTGTCATTGCTTCATCAGCAAGTGTGTTTGCAGCCGACCAATATAAGAGCATTGATCTAGGTGCAGATGCCTTTCTACCAAAGCCTGTAGAAGCTGAAGCACTATTGGAAATGCTACGGCAATTTTTGCAACTGGAATGGATTTTTGATGGTAAAGTAGACGCCATGAAAAAAATCCAGCAGGGTGATTTTGATCAAAAAAATGAGATAATTTCTCCTGCCGATGAGATTTTACAACAGTTACTCGATCTCATCCAAGATGGCGATATTCAAAAAGTTTTGGAACTGGCTGAACAACTTTCTGCATCTGATGAAAAGCTAAACATTTTTGCTCAACATCTGAGCCAGCTTGCTAGTAATTTCCAACTCAAACGCTTGGAAACTTTTGTTGGACAATACATCAATTAA
- a CDS encoding response regulator codes for MNKKQNTGFILIVDDNPTNLSVLCEALNSEGFRFRVAVDGETAIAQAERNQPELILLDVQMPGIDGFETCRRLKANPVTQNIPIIFTTALADTESKTKGFSLGAVDYIPKPFAQEEVIARVRVHLQLKQLNESLEQQVSDRTRALQQAQVQLVQQEKLSTLGELIAGIGHEINNPVNFISSNIPPLQEYIAGVTELLLLYEQEYPNPTAKITTAIQNLDLNFVLEDMVKILNSLQLGSERIQNLSNSLRNFCRSDSDTKISADLHQGLDSTLMILQHRLKANGDRPQIEIIKNYGVLPHINCYLGQMNQVFMNILANAVDALDDAIIQGKMSNLIPRIKITTEIDSEQFVVIRIADNGIGVPERLKKRLFEPLFTTKTVGKGTGLGLSIAYEIVVEKHNGVLEVNSQPGGGTEFIIKIPDESI; via the coding sequence ATGAACAAGAAGCAAAATACTGGATTTATTTTGATTGTGGATGATAATCCAACAAATTTATCTGTCCTATGTGAAGCGCTCAATAGTGAGGGTTTTCGTTTCCGGGTTGCAGTCGATGGAGAAACTGCGATCGCTCAAGCCGAACGGAATCAACCAGAGTTGATTTTGCTGGATGTACAAATGCCAGGTATTGATGGATTTGAAACTTGTCGTCGCCTCAAAGCCAATCCTGTCACCCAAAACATTCCAATTATTTTCACCACTGCCTTAGCAGATACAGAGAGCAAAACGAAGGGGTTTTCTCTTGGTGCAGTAGACTATATCCCGAAACCCTTTGCACAAGAGGAAGTTATTGCTAGAGTGCGCGTGCATTTACAACTCAAACAATTGAATGAATCTTTGGAACAACAAGTTAGCGATCGCACTAGGGCTTTGCAACAAGCCCAAGTTCAACTAGTGCAGCAAGAGAAACTATCAACACTCGGAGAGTTAATCGCTGGGATTGGCCATGAAATCAATAACCCCGTCAACTTTATTTCTAGCAATATTCCACCTTTACAAGAATACATTGCCGGAGTAACTGAGTTGCTTCTACTGTATGAACAAGAGTATCCTAACCCAACAGCCAAAATTACTACTGCTATTCAGAACTTGGATCTGAATTTTGTTCTCGAAGATATGGTAAAAATCTTAAACTCACTCCAGCTAGGAAGCGAACGAATTCAAAACCTTTCTAATTCACTCCGCAACTTCTGTCGCTCAGATAGTGATACAAAAATATCTGCTGATTTGCACCAAGGATTAGATAGTACACTCATGATTTTGCAACACCGCCTTAAAGCTAATGGCGATCGTCCCCAGATTGAAATTATTAAAAATTATGGGGTATTACCACATATAAACTGTTATTTAGGACAGATGAATCAAGTATTTATGAATATTCTGGCAAATGCAGTTGATGCCCTTGATGACGCTATCATACAAGGCAAAATGAGTAATCTAATCCCTCGGATTAAAATTACAACAGAAATAGATTCAGAACAATTCGTTGTAATTCGGATTGCTGACAATGGGATTGGTGTTCCTGAGCGGCTGAAAAAACGCTTATTTGAGCCGTTATTTACCACAAAAACTGTTGGTAAAGGTACTGGACTTGGCTTGTCGATTGCTTATGAAATAGTTGTAGAAAAACACAATGGTGTATTAGAAGTGAATTCTCAACCAGGTGGGGGAACCGAATTTATCATTAAAATCCCCGATGAGAGCATTTAA
- a CDS encoding 3'-5' exonuclease: MNTKISHYYLIIDLEATCCNSKTIPRHEMEIIEIGAVMLNRTTWEIDSEFQQFIQPVRHPQLTDFCTELTSIRQQDVDEAPKFLEAISRFKQWIDSFPNHIFCSWGNYDKKQFIQDCAFHNFSYPFTSEHINIKEEFSEYLGVSKKFGMALALNELGIELKGTHHRGIDDARNIAAIYRQMKNKQLS; this comes from the coding sequence ATGAATACTAAAATATCCCACTATTATTTGATAATCGATCTTGAAGCTACATGCTGTAATAGTAAAACTATTCCCCGTCACGAAATGGAAATCATCGAAATTGGTGCGGTGATGCTCAATCGAACAACGTGGGAAATTGATTCTGAATTTCAGCAATTTATCCAACCTGTGAGACATCCACAACTGACAGATTTTTGCACCGAATTGACTAGTATTCGGCAGCAAGATGTTGACGAAGCACCAAAATTTTTAGAGGCAATTTCTCGCTTCAAACAATGGATTGATTCATTTCCCAACCATATTTTTTGTTCTTGGGGCAATTACGACAAAAAGCAATTTATTCAAGATTGCGCGTTTCATAATTTCTCTTATCCTTTTACTTCAGAACACATAAATATCAAAGAGGAATTTTCAGAATATCTTGGCGTGTCTAAAAAATTTGGTATGGCACTAGCTCTCAATGAGTTGGGAATAGAATTAAAAGGCACACACCATCGTGGTATTGATGATGCCCGCAACATTGCAGCTATCTACAGACAGATGAAAAACAAACAACTAAGCTGA
- a CDS encoding superoxide dismutase codes for MIRFGGKTIVFFFTTIILTILLSSHELVLIAEAQSSTPTPTAARSFTNIAYPNRALSAFPAQLPPLPYAYGALEKAIDAETMKLHHDAHHATYVKNLNDALKQYPDLQKRSVESLLLDLNSVPEDIRTKVRNNAGGHLNHTIFWQLMSPQGGGEPSGAIAQEINQTFGSFDAFKKQFNAAGTTRFGSGWVWLVRNPQNQLQIVTTANQDNPITDGSYPIIGNDLWEHAYYLKYRNRRAEYLNNWWNVVNWPQINRRYLSLGTPR; via the coding sequence ATGATAAGATTTGGGGGAAAAACGATAGTTTTTTTCTTTACAACAATCATTTTGACAATTCTGCTAAGTTCTCATGAACTAGTACTAATAGCTGAGGCACAATCTTCTACACCAACACCAACAGCTGCTAGATCGTTTACCAATATAGCTTATCCTAATAGGGCATTAAGTGCTTTCCCAGCACAGCTACCACCATTGCCTTATGCTTATGGGGCACTAGAAAAAGCTATTGATGCAGAAACAATGAAATTGCATCATGATGCACATCATGCCACCTATGTCAAAAACTTAAATGACGCATTGAAGCAGTATCCAGATTTGCAAAAAAGAAGTGTTGAAAGTTTACTACTGGATTTAAACAGCGTACCTGAAGATATTCGGACAAAGGTACGTAATAACGCTGGTGGTCATCTCAACCATACGATTTTTTGGCAACTGATGAGTCCCCAAGGTGGAGGAGAACCATCAGGAGCGATCGCTCAAGAAATTAACCAAACTTTTGGCAGTTTTGACGCCTTTAAAAAACAGTTTAATGCAGCGGGTACTACTCGTTTCGGTAGTGGTTGGGTTTGGCTAGTACGTAACCCCCAAAATCAACTCCAGATTGTCACTACAGCAAATCAAGATAACCCAATTACGGACGGTTCATATCCGATTATCGGTAATGATTTGTGGGAACATGCTTATTACCTTAAATATCGCAACCGTAGGGCTGAGTATTTGAATAATTGGTGGAATGTGGTGAATTGGCCGCAGATTAACAGGCGATACCTTTCCTTGGGAACGCCACGCTAA
- a CDS encoding NAD(P)(+) transhydrogenase (Re/Si-specific) subunit beta, with amino-acid sequence MSDFLPTGIQLTYLVAASLFILGLKKLGSPATARNGNLVAAVGMLLAIVATMLDQHVLNYEMILLGLAIGSGIGAIVAYKVQMTEMPQMVGLLNGLGGAASALVAVAEFWRLLDSSQPIPLDVNISMLLDVLIGGVTFTGSFLAFAKLQGLISGSPITFPFQQPFNLLLLGAYIVGSAYLIITPDSLPIFLGVVGVSLVLGVMFVIPIGGGDMPVVISLLNSLSGVAAAAAGFVVMNNMLIIAGALVGASGLILTEIMCKAMNRSLFSVLFSAFGTGSSSGGGAASGGATDQSVRSIDPEEGAMMLGYARSVVIVPGYGMAVAQAQHSVRELSDQLEKMGVDVKYAIHPVAGRMPGHMNVLLAEANVPYTQLYDMDDINPQFDQADVALVIGANDVVNPAARSDTNSPIYGMPILEVDRAKQTIVIKRGMSTGFAGVDNELFYKDKTTMLFGGAKDMVSKLVSEVKQL; translated from the coding sequence GTGAGCGACTTTTTACCAACTGGCATTCAGCTGACGTACTTAGTCGCTGCATCGTTATTTATTCTGGGCTTGAAAAAGCTGGGATCGCCTGCTACAGCGAGGAATGGTAATCTCGTCGCGGCTGTGGGGATGCTACTAGCGATCGTGGCAACAATGCTCGATCAGCATGTGTTGAACTACGAGATGATATTGTTGGGCTTGGCGATTGGATCGGGAATTGGTGCGATCGTTGCCTACAAAGTCCAAATGACCGAAATGCCCCAAATGGTGGGTTTACTCAACGGTTTGGGTGGTGCGGCTTCGGCATTAGTAGCCGTTGCCGAATTCTGGCGGTTATTAGATAGTTCTCAGCCGATACCCCTAGATGTCAACATTTCCATGCTATTGGACGTGTTAATCGGTGGTGTTACATTCACCGGTAGTTTTCTCGCCTTTGCCAAATTGCAAGGTTTAATTAGCGGTTCCCCGATTACATTTCCATTCCAGCAACCATTTAACCTCTTGCTTCTGGGTGCTTATATAGTAGGTAGTGCCTACTTAATCATCACACCAGATAGTTTACCCATATTCTTGGGAGTGGTTGGCGTTTCATTGGTGCTAGGCGTGATGTTCGTCATCCCCATTGGTGGCGGCGATATGCCAGTAGTAATCTCGCTGTTGAACTCGTTGTCAGGTGTGGCGGCGGCGGCGGCTGGATTTGTGGTGATGAACAATATGTTAATCATCGCTGGTGCTTTGGTGGGAGCCTCCGGCTTAATCCTCACCGAGATTATGTGTAAGGCGATGAACCGCTCCTTATTTAGTGTGCTGTTCAGCGCTTTTGGTACTGGTTCTAGTTCTGGTGGTGGTGCTGCTAGTGGTGGTGCAACCGATCAAAGCGTCCGCAGCATCGATCCTGAAGAAGGGGCGATGATGTTGGGTTATGCCCGTTCTGTGGTAATTGTACCTGGTTATGGTATGGCAGTTGCCCAAGCGCAACATAGCGTCCGGGAATTGTCAGATCAGTTAGAAAAAATGGGCGTTGATGTCAAGTATGCCATTCACCCTGTTGCTGGGAGAATGCCGGGACACATGAATGTGTTGTTGGCGGAGGCAAATGTGCCTTATACGCAGTTGTACGATATGGATGATATTAATCCCCAGTTTGATCAAGCTGATGTGGCTTTAGTAATTGGGGCAAATGATGTGGTAAATCCGGCGGCGCGGAGTGATACAAATAGCCCAATTTATGGTATGCCAATTTTGGAAGTAGATCGGGCGAAGCAGACGATTGTAATTAAGCGCGGGATGAGTACGGGTTTTGCCGGTGTAGATAATGAGTTGTTCTACAAGGATAAAACGACGATGCTTTTTGGTGGCGCTAAGGATATGGTGTCGAAGTTGGTTTCTGAAGTGAAGCAACTTTAA
- a CDS encoding NAD(P) transhydrogenase subunit alpha — protein MTEALLAALFVFVLASFIGFEVINKIPPTLHTPLMSGSNAISGISVLGAIVAAGARETNVSVILGLIAVVLATVNVVGGFLVTDRMLQMFKKKEIKA, from the coding sequence ATGACAGAGGCATTACTTGCTGCTTTGTTTGTATTTGTTTTGGCATCTTTTATTGGCTTTGAAGTCATCAACAAAATCCCGCCGACTTTACACACGCCCTTGATGTCAGGCTCAAACGCGATTTCAGGCATTTCGGTACTTGGAGCAATAGTTGCTGCTGGTGCTAGAGAAACGAATGTGTCAGTAATTCTTGGTTTGATTGCTGTGGTATTAGCAACAGTCAACGTTGTAGGTGGTTTTTTAGTGACAGACAGAATGTTGCAAATGTTCAAGAAGAAGGAGATTAAGGCGTGA
- a CDS encoding Re/Si-specific NAD(P)(+) transhydrogenase subunit alpha gives MRIAVAKEIEVCERRVALIPDTVARLVKQGLEVWVEAGAGERSFFSDPDYEAAGATIISDTAKLWGETDILLKVSPPQEREDGRSEIDLLKEGAVLVSFLNPLGNPVVAQQLANRKVTALSMEMIPRTTRAQSMDALSSQASLAGYKAVLIAAAALPKYFPMLTTAAGTIAPAKVFIMGAGVAGLQAIATARRLGAVVEAFDIRPAVKEEVQSLGAKFVEVKLDEETVAAGGYAKEISEASKQRTQEVVAEHIKNSDVVITTAQVPGRQAPRLVTEEMVAQMKAGSVIVDLAAEQGGNCACTEPGKDIVWNGVTIIGPINLPSSMPIHASQLYAKNVTSLMQLLIKDKALQVDFSDDIVDAACVTHAGEIRNQRVRDALQALNTQQPAVN, from the coding sequence ATGAGAATAGCAGTTGCTAAAGAAATTGAAGTTTGTGAACGTCGTGTGGCATTAATTCCTGACACCGTTGCTCGATTGGTAAAACAAGGTTTGGAAGTTTGGGTAGAAGCAGGTGCAGGAGAGCGATCATTTTTCAGCGATCCTGACTATGAAGCAGCAGGAGCCACAATCATCAGCGATACTGCCAAATTATGGGGCGAAACAGATATTCTGCTGAAAGTTAGTCCACCGCAAGAACGAGAAGATGGACGCTCAGAAATTGACTTGTTAAAGGAAGGGGCTGTATTAGTCAGTTTCCTCAATCCGTTAGGGAATCCGGTTGTGGCGCAGCAATTGGCAAATCGGAAAGTCACAGCTTTGAGTATGGAAATGATCCCCCGTACCACCAGAGCGCAAAGTATGGATGCTTTGTCTTCGCAAGCTTCATTAGCAGGTTACAAGGCAGTATTAATTGCGGCAGCTGCATTACCGAAATATTTCCCGATGTTAACCACAGCCGCAGGCACGATCGCACCAGCGAAAGTATTTATTATGGGCGCTGGTGTAGCCGGATTGCAAGCGATCGCCACCGCTAGACGTTTGGGAGCAGTGGTAGAAGCCTTTGATATCCGTCCCGCTGTTAAAGAAGAGGTGCAAAGCTTAGGGGCAAAATTCGTTGAAGTCAAATTAGACGAAGAAACCGTCGCCGCTGGTGGTTACGCCAAGGAAATTTCTGAGGCTAGTAAACAACGTACTCAAGAAGTTGTCGCCGAACACATTAAGAATTCTGATGTGGTTATTACCACCGCCCAAGTACCCGGGAGACAAGCACCACGACTAGTTACAGAAGAAATGGTGGCACAAATGAAAGCCGGTTCAGTGATTGTAGATTTGGCTGCTGAACAGGGTGGTAACTGCGCCTGCACCGAACCTGGCAAAGATATTGTGTGGAATGGCGTAACAATTATCGGCCCCATCAATCTCCCATCATCGATGCCAATTCATGCCAGCCAATTGTATGCCAAGAACGTAACATCGTTGATGCAATTGCTAATTAAAGACAAAGCTTTGCAGGTAGACTTTAGCGACGACATCGTTGATGCAGCTTGCGTTACCCATGCTGGTGAAATTCGCAATCAACGAGTGCGGGATGCACTACAGGCTTTGAATACTCAACAACCGGCAGTTAATTAG
- a CDS encoding DUF2808 domain-containing protein, with amino-acid sequence MRRLLSALAVTSFLVTGLPALTWAQSLPGLTLFSGIKGENQLPFRLDFGGQANGWDRYILRIPAQKMKLAVGQFAITYPDYYKGTFDPKNIEVRVKGKAVKLSEVKWDKEGKLINIFPEEPVPAGSKVELVLSNVQNPAFGGVYYFNCQVLSPGDVPLLRYLGTWILSIS; translated from the coding sequence ATGCGACGTTTACTTTCTGCTTTAGCCGTGACTAGTTTTTTGGTTACTGGATTACCAGCCCTGACTTGGGCACAAAGTTTACCTGGATTAACGCTGTTTAGCGGCATCAAAGGCGAGAACCAGTTACCTTTCCGGTTAGATTTTGGTGGACAAGCTAATGGTTGGGATCGATACATATTGAGGATTCCAGCCCAAAAAATGAAATTGGCAGTTGGTCAATTTGCCATTACCTACCCCGATTATTACAAAGGAACATTTGACCCGAAAAACATTGAAGTCCGAGTCAAAGGCAAAGCCGTTAAGCTTTCGGAAGTGAAGTGGGACAAAGAAGGTAAGCTGATTAATATTTTTCCCGAAGAGCCGGTACCAGCAGGTAGTAAGGTTGAGTTAGTTTTATCTAACGTACAAAACCCAGCTTTCGGCGGAGTTTACTATTTTAATTGTCAAGTCCTCTCCCCTGGCGATGTGCCACTGCTGCGTTATTTGGGAACATGGATTTTGAGCATCAGTTAG
- the rpmH gene encoding 50S ribosomal protein L34, giving the protein MKRTLGGTSRKRKRTSGFRARMRTPDGRNVISARRRKGRHRLSV; this is encoded by the coding sequence ATGAAAAGAACACTGGGCGGTACTAGCCGTAAGAGAAAAAGAACTTCTGGTTTTCGCGCTAGGATGCGGACACCAGACGGCAGAAACGTGATTAGCGCCAGAAGAAGAAAAGGGCGTCACCGCCTGAGCGTTTAG
- the rnpA gene encoding ribonuclease P protein component, translating to MALPKANRLKSRKDFQAVFREGIRRHGSYLTLRALKPLYSIKPALDTATQTTQATDSAHFASTRIGISISTKVSKRAVVRNRIKRQIAAALHNLLPKLSPGWRLVVIVKPTAAESKCVSPQFLQELEQLLAQAEVFDGNS from the coding sequence GTGGCTTTGCCCAAAGCAAATCGGCTAAAATCCCGAAAGGATTTCCAGGCAGTTTTCCGGGAAGGAATTCGGCGTCATGGCTCTTATTTAACATTAAGAGCCTTAAAACCGCTGTATTCAATCAAACCTGCATTAGACACTGCCACTCAGACTACACAAGCAACTGACTCAGCACATTTTGCCAGCACGCGAATTGGCATTTCGATTAGCACAAAAGTCAGCAAAAGGGCAGTAGTTCGCAACCGAATCAAGCGGCAAATTGCTGCTGCCTTACACAATTTACTACCAAAATTATCACCAGGATGGCGGCTAGTGGTCATTGTCAAACCCACAGCAGCAGAATCTAAGTGCGTAAGCCCACAATTTCTGCAAGAATTAGAGCAGTTGTTGGCACAAGCTGAGGTGTTCGATGGGAATTCGTGA
- a CDS encoding PH domain-containing protein has protein sequence MGIREDVYYEGGPHVGDLIINLLIGLTVVGIPLTVGAIVRALWLRFRITDRRITVIGGWQGRDRTDVIYSEIVKIVKVPRGLGFWGDMAITLKNGSRLELRAVPNFREVYDYINERIAAKNPEYVAAANK, from the coding sequence ATGGGAATTCGTGAAGATGTTTATTATGAAGGTGGTCCCCACGTTGGGGATTTAATTATCAACCTGCTGATTGGGCTAACTGTTGTTGGCATACCATTAACAGTTGGGGCAATTGTCAGGGCATTGTGGCTGCGTTTTCGCATTACTGATCGCCGAATTACTGTGATTGGAGGTTGGCAAGGGCGCGATCGCACTGACGTAATTTATTCAGAAATTGTCAAAATTGTCAAAGTCCCCCGTGGCCTTGGCTTTTGGGGAGATATGGCCATCACCCTAAAAAATGGCAGTCGTCTTGAATTACGTGCAGTTCCCAACTTTCGCGAAGTCTATGACTACATCAACGAAAGAATTGCCGCGAAAAATCCCGAATATGTCGCCGCTGCCAACAAGTGA
- the yidC gene encoding membrane protein insertase YidC, with product MDFGIGFLSNNVMLPIIDFFYGIVPSYGLAIVALTLIVRFALYPLSAGSIRNMRKMRIVQPLMQKRMAEIKERYKDEPQKQQEEMVNVQKEFGNPLAGCFPLLVQMPVLLALFATLRGSPFASASYSVNLQILPAEQIEQIQPQAFATAPQNIYVADGEHVKVAAIIPSGNKLAVGEQTKIQYQTVEGKPFQVLLAEHPENKLIPDWKITKGEDKIKIDAEGNVEALQPGEVSIQGTIPGLAAEKGFLFIDALGRVGAQDPDGTIHWDIVAMIVFFGISLYVSQMLSGQNSSGGNPQQDTVNKITPVIFSGMFLFFPLPAGVLMYMVIGNIFQTAQTYLLSREPLPEELQKIVETQEKEAAVTEQKALPFEPKSAKKKATGGS from the coding sequence ATGGATTTTGGTATCGGCTTTCTCTCGAACAACGTGATGCTGCCAATCATAGATTTTTTCTATGGTATAGTGCCTAGCTACGGATTAGCGATCGTTGCTTTGACCTTGATAGTCCGCTTCGCGCTCTATCCCCTGAGTGCTGGCTCAATTCGCAACATGCGGAAGATGCGAATTGTACAACCTCTGATGCAGAAGCGGATGGCAGAAATCAAAGAGCGCTATAAGGATGAACCGCAAAAGCAGCAGGAGGAAATGGTCAATGTCCAAAAAGAATTTGGCAACCCCTTGGCAGGCTGTTTTCCATTACTAGTGCAAATGCCGGTTTTATTAGCGCTGTTTGCGACTTTGCGGGGTTCACCTTTTGCAAGTGCAAGCTACAGCGTGAACCTGCAAATCCTTCCCGCAGAACAAATCGAACAAATTCAACCGCAAGCCTTTGCTACTGCTCCTCAAAATATTTACGTTGCCGATGGTGAACATGTTAAAGTAGCTGCCATCATTCCCAGCGGAAACAAACTGGCGGTGGGAGAGCAAACCAAGATACAGTATCAGACTGTTGAAGGTAAACCATTTCAGGTACTTTTAGCAGAACACCCAGAAAATAAGCTGATTCCTGATTGGAAAATTACCAAAGGTGAAGATAAGATAAAAATTGATGCTGAAGGTAATGTAGAAGCCTTGCAACCGGGAGAAGTTAGCATTCAAGGAACAATTCCCGGACTAGCAGCAGAAAAAGGCTTTCTATTCATTGATGCCTTAGGCAGAGTTGGCGCACAAGATCCAGATGGTACAATCCACTGGGATATAGTCGCCATGATCGTCTTCTTTGGAATCAGCCTTTATGTTAGCCAAATGCTTTCTGGGCAAAATTCCAGTGGTGGCAATCCGCAGCAGGATACAGTTAACAAAATCACTCCCGTCATCTTTTCTGGGATGTTTTTATTCTTCCCCCTGCCAGCTGGAGTGCTGATGTATATGGTGATTGGTAATATATTCCAAACCGCCCAAACTTATCTTCTCTCCCGCGAGCCTCTACCAGAAGAACTGCAAAAAATCGTGGAAACCCAGGAAAAAGAAGCCGCAGTTACAGAACAAAAGGCACTCCCATTTGAACCAAAAAGTGCCAAGAAAAAGGCTACAGGGGGATCATGA